In the genome of Rhodoferax fermentans, one region contains:
- a CDS encoding response regulator, which translates to MHYSPYGRYLGWGMLVLLATGLLLGGWNMVLRRVVTSKTAALAKALKDLKTANDTTREVNDQLTATLEAIPDMLLRVDQKGCLLEVFASKEDGVRTLPYGELGKSFSELLPAEAAQTLADAIDVAASSGSDYGRVLALTIAGQPRWFELSTALKRSSEGKPPQFLMLSRDITMRRQSELELIRMKEAALEAEKNKQFRLLFDSAPVAMVYLHGQVIESVNRCFTALFGYEEGDISTLQDWWLRAYPDTSYRASVQTQWAQAVEQAMLAQGMVQAQEYQVSCKDGQRLTMLIGGQMVDNGMIVTLTDISQLKQVQRQLDLARTAAQAANAAKSAFLANMSHEIRTPMNAIVGMAHQMRRVGLPTHQGERLDKIDTAAQHLLMVISDILDISKIESGKLVLEQTPVDLVALLDNVKTISMARASSKGLSLGIETDTLPDKLLGDLTRLQQCLLNYVGNAIKFTDHGSITLKVHVVEETTQTVLLRFEVTDTGPGIPADVLSRLFGAFVQADNSITRRYGGTGLGLSINRLLAELMGGEADAISTPGTGSTFWFTARLTKSSEPVVMLPQAPLVDADAIIRREYSGSRILVVDDEPTNQAVLEFLLQDAGLHVDLADDGFQAVAKARASTYAAIFMDMQMPGLDGLDATRQIRALPTHTRTPILAMTGNAFEEDRLSCLAAGMNDFLTKPVMPKQLFAALLKALEQDTV; encoded by the coding sequence TTGCACTACTCCCCCTATGGCCGCTACCTGGGCTGGGGCATGCTGGTTTTGCTGGCCACGGGGCTGCTGCTCGGTGGCTGGAACATGGTGTTGCGCCGTGTGGTAACGAGCAAAACCGCTGCGCTGGCGAAGGCGCTCAAGGACTTGAAAACAGCCAATGACACAACGCGGGAAGTGAATGACCAACTGACCGCCACGCTGGAAGCCATTCCGGACATGCTGCTGCGTGTGGACCAGAAAGGCTGTTTGCTTGAGGTATTTGCCAGCAAGGAGGATGGTGTGCGCACCCTCCCCTACGGCGAGCTTGGCAAATCCTTTTCAGAGCTGCTGCCTGCCGAAGCGGCGCAGACACTGGCCGATGCCATCGATGTCGCAGCCAGCTCTGGCAGCGACTATGGTCGGGTGCTGGCGCTGACCATTGCAGGACAACCCCGTTGGTTCGAACTCTCAACCGCACTGAAAAGGTCCAGCGAGGGCAAACCGCCGCAATTTTTGATGCTGTCACGCGACATCACCATGCGCCGGCAATCGGAGCTGGAGCTGATCCGCATGAAGGAAGCCGCCCTGGAAGCCGAGAAAAACAAACAGTTCCGACTGTTGTTCGACTCGGCACCGGTTGCCATGGTGTACCTCCACGGCCAGGTGATTGAATCAGTCAACCGGTGTTTCACCGCCCTGTTCGGCTACGAGGAAGGTGATATCAGTACGCTGCAGGATTGGTGGCTGCGCGCCTATCCCGACACCAGCTACCGTGCCAGCGTGCAGACGCAATGGGCGCAGGCCGTTGAACAAGCGATGCTGGCACAAGGCATGGTCCAAGCCCAGGAATACCAGGTCAGTTGCAAAGATGGTCAGAGACTCACCATGCTCATCGGCGGCCAAATGGTCGACAACGGGATGATCGTCACCCTGACCGACATCAGCCAACTCAAACAGGTACAACGCCAACTCGATCTGGCCCGCACCGCGGCCCAGGCAGCCAATGCGGCCAAAAGCGCTTTTCTGGCCAATATGAGCCATGAAATACGGACCCCAATGAATGCCATTGTGGGCATGGCCCACCAGATGCGGCGCGTTGGCCTGCCGACCCATCAGGGGGAACGCCTTGACAAGATTGACACAGCGGCCCAGCACCTGTTGATGGTGATCAGTGACATCCTGGACATTTCCAAAATTGAATCCGGCAAGCTGGTGCTGGAACAGACCCCCGTTGATCTGGTGGCCTTGCTGGACAACGTCAAAACCATCTCGATGGCTCGTGCCAGCAGCAAAGGTCTGTCGCTGGGGATTGAGACCGATACCCTGCCTGACAAGTTGTTGGGCGATCTGACCCGACTGCAGCAGTGCCTGCTGAACTACGTTGGCAATGCGATCAAGTTCACGGACCATGGCAGCATCACCCTGAAAGTGCACGTGGTCGAGGAGACGACACAAACGGTATTGCTGCGTTTTGAGGTCACTGACACCGGCCCAGGCATTCCGGCCGATGTGTTGTCCCGCCTGTTTGGTGCGTTTGTCCAGGCGGACAATTCCATAACACGCCGCTACGGCGGCACCGGCCTGGGCCTGTCAATCAACCGCTTGTTGGCCGAGCTGATGGGGGGTGAGGCCGACGCCATCAGTACCCCCGGTACAGGCAGCACCTTTTGGTTTACCGCCCGACTGACAAAATCCAGCGAACCCGTTGTCATGCTGCCCCAGGCACCTCTTGTTGACGCTGACGCCATCATCCGCCGGGAGTACAGCGGCAGCCGCATTCTGGTGGTGGATGATGAACCGACCAACCAGGCGGTGCTCGAGTTCCTCCTGCAGGACGCTGGTTTGCATGTGGATCTGGCCGATGATGGTTTTCAAGCGGTGGCCAAAGCCAGGGCTTCCACCTACGCGGCCATTTTCATGGACATGCAGATGCCTGGCCTGGATGGTCTGGACGCCACCCGCCAAATACGGGCGCTGCCGACACACACACGCACACCGATCTTGGCCATGACCGGCAACGCCTTTGAGGAAGATCGCCTGAGCTGCCTGGCCGCTGGCATGAACGACTTTCTGACCAAACCAGTGATGCCCAAGCAGCTATTTGCGGCGCTGTTGAAAGCCCTGGAGCAAGACACGGTCTGA
- a CDS encoding 3-hydroxybutyrate dehydrogenase, whose protein sequence is MLTGKTALVTGSTSGIGLGIAKALAAQGANIVLNGFGDVDGPKTEVAALGVQVAYHGADMSRPEEIEALMSFSAERFGRIDILVNNAGIQHVSRIESFPPERWDAIIAINLSSAFHTTRLALPAMQAAGWGRIINLASVHGLVASAEKSAYVAAKHGLVGLTKVTALENASSGVTCNAICPGWVLTPLVQKQVDAKAAALGLSNDEAVALILGEKEPSKTFTTPEELGALAVFFCSPAGNNVRGVAWNMDGGWVAQ, encoded by the coding sequence ATGCTCACAGGTAAAACTGCCCTGGTCACCGGCTCTACCAGCGGCATTGGTTTGGGTATTGCCAAGGCACTCGCTGCGCAAGGTGCCAACATCGTGCTGAACGGTTTTGGGGATGTGGACGGCCCCAAGACCGAAGTCGCGGCACTCGGTGTGCAGGTGGCCTACCACGGCGCCGACATGAGCCGCCCCGAAGAGATTGAAGCTTTGATGTCTTTTTCCGCCGAGCGTTTTGGCCGCATCGACATCCTGGTCAACAATGCTGGCATCCAGCATGTGTCGCGCATCGAGAGTTTTCCTCCTGAGCGCTGGGACGCGATCATCGCCATCAACCTCAGCAGCGCCTTCCACACCACCCGGCTGGCCCTGCCGGCCATGCAGGCGGCGGGCTGGGGCCGCATCATCAACCTGGCCTCGGTCCACGGCCTGGTCGCCTCGGCTGAAAAGTCAGCCTATGTGGCCGCCAAACACGGCCTGGTTGGCCTCACCAAGGTCACCGCATTGGAAAACGCCAGCAGCGGTGTCACCTGCAACGCGATTTGCCCGGGCTGGGTACTCACACCGCTGGTGCAAAAACAGGTGGACGCCAAAGCGGCGGCGCTGGGCCTCTCCAACGACGAGGCGGTTGCGCTGATCTTGGGCGAAAAAGAGCCCTCCAAAACCTTCACCACCCCTGAGGAACTGGGCGCACTCGCGGTGTTTTTCTGCTCACCCGCAGGCAACAACGTGCGGGGTGTGGCCTGGAACATGGACGGCGGCTGGGTGGCGCAATAA
- a CDS encoding transporter substrate-binding domain-containing protein gives MTRWLKATGRCCWLLCVGVLLLNAQPGRANQAAAETGAPGAAQRQAIHVVSDDNFPPYLFRNADGQVEGYLVDLWQLFEEKTGIKVTLTATNWANAQSMIQARQADVIDLIFQTPGREALYEFSKPYADSPSSLFTHASISGIYGIQTLKGFQIGVQAGDACIEQLKSQGIHSLLTYPNYATLIAAARSQEVKIFCMDESPANFYLYQTGSQHEFLKSFVLYTGQFHRAVPKGEVALLRQIETGM, from the coding sequence TTGACACGCTGGCTGAAGGCCACGGGTCGCTGCTGTTGGCTGCTGTGTGTCGGCGTGCTGTTGCTGAACGCACAGCCTGGCCGAGCCAATCAGGCCGCAGCCGAGACAGGTGCCCCTGGTGCGGCCCAGCGCCAGGCAATCCATGTGGTGAGTGACGACAACTTTCCGCCCTATCTGTTTCGCAATGCCGACGGTCAAGTCGAGGGATACCTGGTGGACCTGTGGCAACTGTTCGAAGAAAAGACAGGCATCAAGGTCACCCTCACCGCCACCAACTGGGCCAATGCCCAGTCCATGATCCAGGCCCGCCAGGCCGATGTCATCGACCTGATTTTCCAAACACCCGGGCGCGAAGCGTTGTACGAGTTCTCCAAACCCTACGCCGACTCTCCCTCTTCCTTATTCACCCACGCGTCCATCAGCGGCATATACGGCATTCAGACACTCAAAGGTTTTCAAATTGGCGTCCAGGCTGGCGACGCCTGCATTGAGCAACTCAAAAGCCAGGGTATCCACAGCCTGCTGACTTACCCCAATTACGCCACCCTGATTGCGGCTGCCAGAAGCCAGGAAGTCAAGATTTTCTGCATGGATGAGTCCCCTGCCAACTTTTACCTGTACCAGACAGGGTCTCAGCATGAGTTTCTGAAATCCTTTGTGCTCTACACCGGTCAGTTCCACCGTGCGGTACCCAAAGGGGAAGTTGCGTTGTTGCGCCAGATCGAGACGGGTATGTAG
- a CDS encoding acetyl-CoA hydrolase/transferase family protein, which yields MLRADRVSNPLLKSKIMSADAAAALIPPGANVGMSGFTGSGYPKLVPGALARRMKQAHAAGEAFRIGLWTGASTAPELDAVLAEAHGVEMRLPYQSDATVRKQINAGEMQYTDLHLSHVAQLVWYGFLGHLDVAVIEVAGILPDGRLIPSSSVGNNKTWIDQADKIILEVNSMQNLGMEGMHDIYYGTQVPPDRQPIPLVRANGRIGEAYLRCDLSKVIAVVETNQPDRNTPFAAPDENSQRIANHVIEFLGAEVKAGRLPPDLLPLQSGVGNIANAVLAGLNNGPFENLTAYTEVLQDGMLDMLRSGKLVSASATAISFSPEAMKDFNENIEFYSKRIVLRPQEISNHPEVVRRLGVIAMNAMIEADIYGNVNSTHIKGTSIMNGIGGSGDFARNAFLSFFVTPSTAKNGALSCIVPMVSHVDHTEHDVQIIVTEQGLADLRGLSPKQRARLIIEKCAHPDYRPALTEYYERALRESPGKHTPHLMNEAFSWQDNAVKVLNTESA from the coding sequence CCTGAAATCCAAAATCATGTCGGCAGACGCCGCCGCCGCGCTGATACCGCCGGGCGCCAATGTGGGCATGAGTGGTTTTACGGGTTCCGGCTACCCCAAGTTGGTGCCGGGGGCGCTGGCGCGGCGCATGAAACAGGCACACGCAGCAGGTGAAGCCTTTCGCATCGGGCTGTGGACCGGTGCCAGCACCGCACCGGAGCTTGACGCGGTGTTGGCCGAGGCGCATGGCGTTGAAATGCGCCTGCCCTACCAGTCTGACGCCACCGTGCGCAAACAGATCAACGCTGGCGAAATGCAGTACACCGACCTGCACCTCTCGCACGTCGCGCAGCTGGTCTGGTACGGTTTTCTGGGCCACCTGGACGTGGCAGTGATCGAAGTGGCTGGCATCTTGCCCGACGGGCGGCTGATTCCGTCGTCATCGGTGGGCAACAACAAAACCTGGATCGACCAGGCCGACAAGATCATCCTCGAAGTCAATTCCATGCAGAACCTCGGCATGGAAGGTATGCACGACATTTATTACGGCACCCAGGTGCCGCCAGACCGCCAGCCGATCCCGCTGGTGCGTGCCAATGGCCGTATTGGTGAAGCCTACCTGCGTTGTGATTTGAGCAAGGTGATTGCGGTGGTCGAAACCAACCAGCCCGACCGCAACACCCCGTTTGCTGCGCCCGACGAAAACTCGCAACGTATTGCCAACCACGTCATCGAATTCCTCGGTGCAGAAGTCAAGGCCGGGCGTTTGCCGCCAGACCTGCTGCCGTTGCAATCGGGTGTGGGCAATATCGCCAACGCGGTGCTGGCTGGCCTGAACAACGGCCCGTTTGAGAACCTGACCGCCTACACCGAGGTGCTGCAGGACGGCATGCTCGACATGCTGCGCTCTGGCAAGCTGGTCTCGGCCTCAGCCACCGCGATCTCGTTCAGCCCCGAGGCGATGAAAGACTTCAACGAGAACATCGAGTTCTACAGCAAACGCATCGTGCTGCGCCCGCAAGAGATCAGCAACCACCCCGAGGTGGTGCGCCGCCTGGGTGTGATCGCGATGAACGCGATGATCGAGGCCGACATTTACGGCAACGTCAACTCCACCCACATCAAGGGCACCAGCATCATGAACGGCATTGGCGGCTCGGGCGACTTTGCCCGCAACGCCTTCCTGTCCTTCTTTGTGACACCGTCCACCGCCAAGAACGGTGCTTTGTCATGCATCGTGCCGATGGTGTCCCATGTGGACCACACCGAACACGATGTGCAGATCATCGTCACCGAGCAGGGCCTGGCGGATTTGCGTGGCCTGTCGCCCAAACAGCGTGCCCGCCTGATCATCGAAAAGTGTGCCCACCCCGACTACCGCCCGGCACTCACCGAGTACTACGAGCGTGCCCTGCGCGAGTCACCCGGCAAACACACGCCGCATCTGATGAACGAAGCCTTCAGCTGGCAGGACAACGCCGTCAAGGTGCTCAACACCGAATCTGCCTGA